The Plectropomus leopardus isolate mb chromosome 15, YSFRI_Pleo_2.0, whole genome shotgun sequence genome has a segment encoding these proteins:
- the wu:fc17b08 gene encoding uncharacterized protein wu:fc17b08, translated as MRCEYPDLPIAKAKDLQSTSTLEQLMAKLCPHHQRQMVNAIGFLQTEVKALASSNTQQASNSTSGIQETACSPAKSSAVTHEKSCPALRFESTPKSEVQNMSCSLSNSCSMKQVPENAVSLKTSAGPALDLRSHGSGSNQTLVTPTANPVDAENNRHGDHAPLKMKIMTSNVAAGKKLSCVLNTSLSIHSDTLEDRQGNSNSSNRTETQSARLSSSVKRHIQASHTHQARQREILGHTKDKPAKLFSVHMTIPSDSVRTARKTIRSSSDHRIRDSPCRGMADPDLGHCDIVFVDKPITECFKKRQRSMLPRRNARKSTRGHMYSDEIWELKTVRTLAGRGNCPNPMPELITLVTPKQILSKPEGVPPVDMPFAGACRETMNQQMSAEESDESVIPGTGDLVDVAASEIDVIVETSQTDQCQSKGQSASSSPIRSPTENRETDMRINVEQDTSADSGMTTGSEECVAQAPIEVKNDNGPKLQEGICESTEQIVTETGVQPLEDITAEEDEPQLIDELHNSEPAPQQNSDLLPVDQIEEEIGHKEKNKREEIQDDQPQEVQPETQVQHDNIEVTEKSDTTSSAEQLIVKEPETKTSEAADGVLPSETEDDDEYDLSSKTLDALLKELPPWRRKRGTAILLPKRLRKTETVVVGFVNGRPISASDRSLRRRSGTSTTSPSKTPVKSSENIPNKTTVDSTSDSTVQNKNLENKPPGKDIALKSIETTPVIQQVNEPFSSTPSSSTPEFPSRTKQIQKQKRVKRDQDSLPVLSDQRRLRSASQRPTGTPLSPPKSNAITSGLSPKPTATHVPPSTEQLPSLPLCSSLPDNSLLVRSSSPTASEQLQQSTVPETTVELNIETTQPLETASEEIQKPAETTSEEIQKPVETTSEEMQKTVETTSEEIKKTVETTYEEEQKNKEGNRLQARQKLRSTKAVIHDSKNVKQQLSSEVSSLLEKQSPIKTEMQTQTMPLRSKRVLRKEAEASNVALPQKPNVASLEDRSASGDDISSSIPDKPTRMPLRSESSKAEMSNQSVTQSSPVDNKKLALRSQRLAVPSTSSLTIAGRQSDVASPVRIMPERVTKAQVKPLPVSVTSVVPHSSAIPIITQRPEPPKQTNKFFETLTGEENQQLITNLNIKYDKMQRGWVQMDKEGQPVTKYKNKADRQAAIWKSKRRARKSKSSEHQKYSPVQMLFMKGFNLTSICRWFLETTETKSLVIVKKVNTRLPSETQLCFHSSSSPPGTSQGVFPSLQAERLKKHLKKFAIASPVKSNPKSQKLIAKALEQEANAVKGKERKELPSTTQTLTKTHSSAKAHAQTGEPQKSSGKSKNPASARILRKYSNIREKMQVQQTNVRLKDASKTNNMKRLTTKKPTTKSNLKPSLKAQKSSLPVSKHMKTSAAKMEKRKTLAGKKPTKNPVQQRQAVKAMSCSRASRDTTKKEELPKRCSQRLGSPRISEHNPADTSKSKVDHKKQTEADKLGMEKPAVNKVNSAKTQTKESSQSTFAEIKGTENAVETQQSMDVKGLTSPDQVLTRSQRKMEAAVPVSGSPSHASKRAVKSIKPQNASPKSIKKAEGPTQTRRGALKSPTKRKQVASLPRSATKLATKRAQELLETPVKRTRTSLSK; from the exons ATGCGATG TGAGTATCCAGATTTGCCTATTGCAAAGGCAAAAGACCTGCAGTCCACCTCCACACTGGAACAGCTCATGGCCAAACTCTGTCCCCACCATCAGAGACAGATGGTAAATGCCATAGGTTTTCTACAGACGGAGGTCAAAGCACTGGCATCTTCCAACACACAGCAAGCCTCTAACTCTACCTCTGGGATTCAAGAAACTGCTTGTTCTCCTGCAAAATCCAGCGCAGTCACCCATGAGAAGTCATGCCCAGCACTAAGGTTTGAATCCACTCCCAAGTCAGAAGTCCAGAATATGTCCTGTTCTCTCTCCAACAGTTGTTCAATGAAACAAGTCCCAGAGAATGCAGTGTCGCTGAAAACATCTGCTGGTCCTGCTTTGGATCTACGCAGCCATGGGTCAGGGAGTAACCAGACTCTGGTCACTCCCACAGCTAATCCAGTGGATGCAGAGAACAACCGTCATGGTGATCATGCTCCTCTTAAGATGAAAATCATGACCAGCAATGTTGCTGCTGGTAAGAAGTTGTCATGTGTCCTCAACACCTCTCTCTCAATTCACTCTGACACTTTGGAGGACAGACAGGGTAACTCGAATTCATCCAACAGAACAGAGACTCAAAGTGCTAGACTCAGCTCCTCTGTGAAAAGACACATTCAGGCAAGTCACACACATCAAGCTAGGCAGAGAGAGATTCTTGGGCATACCAAAGACAAACCAGCAAAACTGTTTTCAGTTCACATGACCATTCCTTCAGACTCTGTGCGGACCGCTAGAAAGACCATCAGGTCTTCCTCTGATCATAGGATTAGGGACTCACCTTGTCGGGGAATGGCTGACCCTGATCTCGGCCACtgtgacattgtttttgttgacaaacCAATTACAGAGTGTTTTAAGAAACGGCAGCGCAGCATGCTCCCACGCCGCAATGCTAGAAAAAGCACCAGAGGACATATGTATTCAGATGAAATCTGGGAATTAAAAACTGTCCGTACATTGGCTGGAAGGGGCAACTGTCCTAATCCAATGCCAGAGCTGATAACATTGGTCACCCCGAAACAAATACTTTCAAAGCCTGAAGGTGTGCCGCCTGTGGATATGCCTTTTGCTGGAGCATGCAGGGAGACAATGAATCAACAAATGTCAGCAGAAGAGTCAGATGAGAGTGTGATACCAGGAACAGGAGATTTGGTGGACGTAGCAGCCAGTGAAATAGATGTTATTGTTGAAACTAGTCAGACAGATCAGTGTCAGAGCAAGGGGCAGTCAGCTTCTTCATCTCCAATAAGATCcccaacagaaaacagagagacagatatgAGGATAAATGTAGAACAGGATACAAGTGCAGACTCAGGTATGACAACAGGAAGTGAAGAATGTGTTGCTCAGGCTCCAATTGAAGTGAAAAATGATAACGGGCCTAAGCTTCAAGAGGGCATATGTGAAAGTACAGAGCAAATCGTCACAGAAACAGGAGTGCAACCATTAGAAGATATAACGGCTGAAGAAGATGAGCCCCAGCTTATCGATGAACTGCACAATAGTGAGCCTGCTCCCCAGCAGAATAGCGACCTGTTACCAGTGGATCAAATTGAGGAAGAAATAGGACataaggagaaaaataaaagggaGGAAATACAAGATGATCAACCTCAGGAAGTTCAACCAGAGACACAGGTACAACATGACAACATTGAAGTGACAGAAAAGTCTGATACCACAAGTTCAGCAGAGCAGCTGATAGTGAAAGAGCCAGAAACTAAAACATCTGAAGCTGCTGACGGTGTTCTGCCCTCCGAAactgaagatgatgatgagTATGATCTGTCCTCAAAGACACTTGATGCGCTCTTGAAGGAATTACCCCCTTGGCGTAGAAAAAGAGGTACTGCAATTCTGTTGCCAAAGCGgttaagaaaaacagaaacggTGGTTGTGGGTTTTGTCAATGGTAGACCCATATCAGCCTCTGACAGAAGTCTGCGTCGCAGATCAGGTACCAGCACCACATCACCTAGTAAAACCCCAGTCAAATCTAGTGAGAATATCCCCAACAAGACCACTGTCGATTCAACCAGTGATTCAactgttcaaaacaaaaatttggAGAACAAACCACCTGGAAAAGACATAGCTCTAAAATCGATTGAGACTACTCCTGTGATTCAGCAGGTAAATGAACCCTTCTCTTCCACACCATCAAGCTCAACACCTGAATTTCCTTCAAGGACCAAACAAatccagaaacaaaaaagagttAAGAGAGACCAGGATAGTTTGCCTGTCCTTTCCGATCAGCGGCGACTTAGATCAGCCAGCCAGAGGCCAACTGGAACTCCATTATCACCGCCCAAATCAAATGCTATCACGTCCGGTTTATCTCCAAAACCTACTGCTACCCATGTTCCTCCATCTACAGAGCaactcccctccctccccctctgtTCTTCGCTTCCTGACAATTCTCTTCTAGTCAGGTCATCTTCCCCCACAGCCTCTGAACAGCTCCAACAGTCCACAGTCCCAGAGACAACTGTGGAATTAAACATTGAAACGACTCAGCCGTTAGAGACAGCTtctgaagaaatacaaaaaccTGCGGAGACAACCtctgaagaaatacaaaaaccAGTAGAGACAACTTctgaagaaatgcaaaaaacagtagaaacaacttctgaagaaataaaaaaaacagtagagaCAACCTatgaagaagaacaaaaaaacaaggaaggaAATAGATTGCAAGCCAGACAGAAACTAAGGTCTACAAAGGCTGTCATACACGACAGTAAGAATGTGAAGCAGCAACTTAGTAGCGAGGTATCAAGtttattagaaaaacaaagtccTATCAAGACTGAAATGCAAACACAGACTATGCCATTAAGAAGTAAGCGGGTTCTTCGAAAGGAGGCAGAAGCAAGTAATGTTGCTTTGCCGCAGAAGCCAAATGTAGCATCTTTAGAAGACAGGTCTGCAAGTGGAGATGATATCAGTTCTTCCATACCAGACAAACCAACAAGAATGCCATTAAGAAGTGAGAGCAGTAAGGCTGAAATGTCCAACCAGTCTGTTACTCAGTCATCACCAGTGGACAACAAGAAATTAGCTTTGAGATCACAAAGACTGGCTGTACCCTCGACCAGTTCTCTTACTATAGCTGGAAGACAGAGTGATGTGGCTTCCCCTGTCAGAATAATGCCAGAAAGGGTAACCAAAGCTCAGGTAAAGCCCCTTCCGGTGTCTGTTACATCTGTGGTGCCCCACAGCTCAGCCATCCCTATCATAACACAGAGACCTGAGCCCCCAAAGCAAACTAACAAATTCTTTGAGACTCTGACTGGAGAAGAAAACCAACAACTAATTACGAATCTGAACATTAAGTATGATAAAATGCAAAGAGGTTGGGTGCAAATGGACAAAGAGGGTCAGCCcgtaacaaaatacaaaaacaaagcagacagacaggcagctaTATGGAAAAGTAAACGAAGGGCACGAAAATCAAAATCTTCAGAGCACCAGAAATACTCACCTGTCCAAATGCTCTTCATGAAAGGTTTTAATCTCACCAGTATTTGTCGTTGGTTCCttgaaacaacagaaacaaagtccCTTGTGATTGTCAAGAAGGTGAACACACGTCTTCCGTCAGAAACTCAGCTGTGCTTCCACAGCTCATCAAGCCCTCCAGGGACCTCTCAGGGGGTATTTCCAAGCCTACAGGCAGAGCGCCtaaagaaacatttgaaaaagtttgCCATTGCGTCTCCTGTAAAGAGCAATCCTAAGAGTCAGAAACTCATTGCTAAAGCACTGGAGCAAGAGGCTAATGCAGtcaaagggaaagaaagaaaagaactgCCCAGTACTACTCAGACTTTGACTAAGACACACTCCTCTGCCAAAGCCCATGCACAGACAGGTGAACCCCAGAAATCATCTGGTAAATCAAAGAATCCAGCTAGTGCAAGGATCTTAAGGAAATACTCAAATATCCGAGAGAAGATGCAGGTTCAGCAAACCAATGTTAGACTCAAAGAtgcctcaaaaacaaacaatatgaaAAGGCTGACCACCAAAAAGCCTACCACCAAGTCAAACCTGAAACCATCTTTGAAGGCACAGAAATCCTCGCTACCTGTCAGTAAACAtatgaaaacatctgcagcaaaaatggaaaaaaggaaaacactggctggcaaaaaacccacaaagaatCCTGTTCAACAAAGGCAGGCAGTCAAGGCTATGAGCTGTAGTAGAGCTTCAAGAGATACAACTAAAAAAGAAGAATTGCCAAAGAGATGTTCTCAACGACTGGGGTCTCCTAGAATATCCGAACATAACCCTGCTGACACATCTAAAAGCAAGGTTgaccataaaaaacaaactgaagcaGACAAATTAGGGATGGAAAAACCTGCTGTCAATAAAGTGAATTCCgcaaaaacccaaacaaaggAATCATCACAAAGTACTTTTGCTGAAATCAAAGGTACAGAGAATGCCGTAGAAACCCAGCAGAGCATGGATGTCAAAGGTCTGACCTCACCTGACCAGGTACTAACAAggtctcagaggaaaatggagGCGGCAGTCCCTGTGAGTGGTAGCCCCAGTCATGCTTCAAAGAGGGCAGTGAAGtccataaaaccacaaaatgcaTCTCCTAAATCCATCAAGAAAGCTGAGGGACCTACACAGACAAGAAGAGGGGCTTTAAAGTCTCCCACGAAGAGAAAACAGGTAGCCTCGTTGCCACGCAGTGCAACAAAATTGGCTACCAAGAGAGCTCAGGAGCTTTTAGAGACCCCAGTGAAACGTACCAGGACATCACTCTCAAAATGA
- the LOC121954964 gene encoding ligand-dependent corepressor-like, translated as MASPCKKQQCTIDRRGFRQELDSWRHKLIHCVGFESILEGLFDPELVEDLKLFKDLEPIAVSDWSFDENCLFCCLRRDKVKEHLIGLSNEGLEDTPKPLLVKDQITISRLEKQAEEFLNAVLCRKDVPNFSDPHIPVVAREILQRMIRQFAAEYTSKTSPPQESGSDSQPRSDQSLPSPPLLSGVPPSTSPAATLTGPAHNQNPVLSKLLMADQDAPLDLTIKRPPAVPTEQDGVLDLSIKKNRYSSSSLTVRSPCLSPATSTLKGRSLRADGQVGLFMRSLQDGRRRENIGHSTRYKPSSSLAYSLHIKEEPDLESDPESLLSHSSRPTDLFKHGSASWNSKSHFGALLKLKTNSEATEHLKDIPRLLEAAGLWTKSLAYEKGNLQEACRDQSLSLSHSSSYDLKIPQVRVLATGTDASWDSLSSVYSGSACENGLGKALRSILPRQIPKKSSGGFSSSVSEKEYWPYDADRKALGGSYLESESDLSNKQPRKKRGRYRQYNTDLLEEAIEVVMSGKMSVSKAQTIYGIPHSTLEYKVKERLGTLKHPPKKKLKLLKLEEQGVSQPPEVKDLNNSLLIVSEKRESASDENGNDFHEGSLSSNE; from the exons GTTTTGAAAGCATTCTCGAAGGTCTGTTTGATCCAGAGCTGGTGGAAGACCTGAAATTATTTAAGG ACTTGGAGCCCATAGCAGTGTCTGATTGGTCATTTGATGAAAATTGTCTATTCTGCTGTTTGAGACGAGACAAAGTAAAG GAACACCTAATTGGCTTAAGCAACGAGGGTCTTGAAGATACACCCAAACCTCTCCTGGTTAAAGATCAGATCACAATCAGCAGACTAGAAAAACAAGCCGAGGAATTTCTAAATGCAGTCCTCTGCAGAAAAG atGTGCCAAATTTCTCGGACCCACACATTCCAGTAGTGGCTCGAGAGATCCTTCAGAGAATGATCCGACAGTTCGCTGCCGAATATACCTCAAAAACCAGCCCCCCTCAGGAGAGTGGCTCAGATTCCCAGCCTCGCTCTGACCAAAGCCTGCCGAGTCCACCCTTGCTCTCAGGGGTTCCTCCTTCTACCAGCCCTGCTGCCACCCTGACTGGGCCTGCACACAACCAGAACCCCGTCCTCAGCAAGCTCCTCATGGCCGACCAGGATGCTCCTCTTGACCTCACCATCAAGAGGCCTCCGGCTGTACCTACTGAGCAAG ATGGAGTTCTTGACTTATCTATCAAAAAGAATcgctacagcagcagcagcctcactgTCCGTAGTCCCTGCCTCTCTCCAGCCACATCAACGCTGAAAGG GCGATCCTTGAGAGCGGACGGGCAGGTCGGGCTGTTTATGAGGAGCCTACaggatgggaggaggagggagaataTCGGCCACTCCACCCGCTATAAGCCCTCCTCATCTCTTGCATACTCGCTGCACATCAAAGAGGAGCCCGATCTGGAAAGCGACCCAGAGTCACTTCTCAGCCACAGCTCAAGACCTACTGACCTATTCAAACATGGATCTGCTTCATGGAATTCTAAAAGTCATTTTGGGGCCCTCCTCAAACTCAAAACCAACAGTGAGGCTACTGAGCACCTTAAAGACATACCAAGGTTGTTGGAAGCTGCTGGACTTTGGACAAAGTCACTTGCCTATGAGAAAGGAAACCTCCAGGAGGCCTGCAGGGACCAGAGCCTCTCCCTGTCTCATTCGTCATCTTACGACCTCAAGATTCCTCAGGTGCGAGTTTTGGCAACAGGAACAGACGCGTCTTGGGATTCCCTGTCCTCAGTGTATTCGGGATCAGCTTGTGAGAACGGTCTGGGAAAGGCACTTCGTTCCATTTTACCCAGGCAGATTCCGAAAAAGAGCAGTGGAGGTTTTAGTAGCTCAGTTTCAGAGAAGGAATACTGGCCTTACGACGCTGACCGCAAAGCCTTAGGGGGAAGCTATCTGGAGTCAGAGTCAGACCTGAGCAACAAGCAGCCAAGGAAGAAGCGCGGGCGATATCGACAGTACAACACCGACCTGCTTGAAGAAGCTATTGAGGTGGTGATGAGTGGGAAAATGAGTGTGTCTAAAGCCCAAACGATTTACGGCATTCCTCACAGCACACTGGAATACAAAGTCAAAGAGCGACTGGGGACCTTGAAACATCCCCCCAAAAAGAAACTGAAGCTGCTAAAGTTGGAGGAACAGGGTGTTTCACAGCCCCCCGAAGTGAAAGACCTCAACAACTCCCTGCTCATTGTTTCTGAGAAAAGAGAGAGTGCATCTGACGAGAACGGAAATGATTTCCATGAAGGAAGTCTCTCATCTAATGAGTGA